In the Natronobacterium texcoconense genome, one interval contains:
- a CDS encoding RNA-guided endonuclease InsQ/TnpB family protein: MQRNVSTTVRVKLHSLTNRKADLLAREYEAFQTEVHGGDADLYSATKQQVSKVQRQKDPNPDTEQPVVLRNDVFNISHDEDTVLSSWWVKVPVYDPERGRGNSIWCPAHVPHKDEQLIHGGDIRDSELVRHDGDWYVHLVVKRSVTVQDEYDDVLAIDMGARWVATCAFLSDRKTTFYGEEVRRIREHYKQLRKSIGKSKPRQGQQVVERIGDAEARKVDDRLHKIARQIVGDAEERNAVIVVGDLGGIRKDNDKGRYVNDKTHKMPFACLLNYIEYKAHDAGINVQLVKEYDTSKTCNRCACKGVRETQGRFECSECGLDDNADKNGALNIGKRALGKFSKPLSEAGAVLAQPETQVIVPRDDEPANLSVSVGSTPSGGTPRL; the protein is encoded by the coding sequence ATGCAACGGAACGTCTCGACCACGGTGCGGGTCAAACTCCACTCGCTGACCAACAGGAAGGCTGACCTACTCGCCCGTGAGTACGAGGCGTTTCAGACCGAGGTTCACGGCGGGGACGCCGACCTCTACTCCGCGACCAAACAACAAGTGTCGAAAGTCCAGCGACAGAAAGACCCGAATCCCGACACCGAACAACCCGTCGTCCTCCGCAACGACGTGTTCAACATTTCTCACGACGAAGACACGGTTCTCTCGTCGTGGTGGGTCAAAGTCCCTGTCTACGACCCCGAACGGGGACGGGGTAACTCCATCTGGTGTCCCGCTCACGTTCCGCACAAGGACGAACAACTCATCCATGGAGGCGATATTCGGGACAGTGAATTGGTGCGTCATGACGGTGACTGGTACGTCCATCTCGTCGTCAAGCGGTCTGTGACCGTCCAAGACGAGTACGACGACGTACTGGCTATCGACATGGGCGCACGGTGGGTTGCCACCTGTGCGTTCCTCTCCGACCGCAAAACCACCTTCTACGGCGAGGAAGTGCGCCGTATCCGAGAACACTACAAGCAACTGCGGAAGTCCATCGGGAAATCCAAACCCCGACAGGGACAACAGGTGGTCGAGCGTATCGGTGACGCGGAAGCGCGGAAGGTGGACGACCGCCTCCACAAGATTGCTCGCCAAATCGTGGGGGATGCCGAAGAACGGAACGCGGTCATCGTTGTGGGCGACCTCGGCGGGATTCGCAAGGACAACGACAAAGGGCGGTACGTCAACGACAAGACCCACAAGATGCCGTTCGCCTGCCTGCTCAACTACATCGAGTACAAAGCCCACGACGCAGGCATCAACGTGCAGTTGGTCAAAGAATACGACACGTCGAAGACGTGCAACCGCTGTGCCTGCAAGGGCGTCCGAGAGACGCAGGGACGCTTTGAGTGTTCCGAGTGTGGGCTGGACGACAACGCCGACAAGAACGGTGCGCTGAACATCGGCAAACGAGCCTTGGGCAAGTTCTCGAAACCGCTGTCCGAGGCGGGGGCTGTACTGGCACAGCCCGAAACGCAGGTCATCGTCCCACGTGACGACGAACCTGCGAACCTCTCCGTATCCGTGGGTTCAACCCCCAGTGGGGGAACCCCACGGCTTTAG